A single region of the Pseudomonas sp. VD-NE ins genome encodes:
- a CDS encoding CoA-acylating methylmalonate-semialdehyde dehydrogenase — MNASLTPNDTTLQKVKLLIDGEWVESQTTEWHDIVNPATQQVLAKVPFATAAEIDAAVSAAQRAFQTWKLTPIGARMRIMLKLQALIREHSKRIAVVLSAEQGKTIADAEGDIFRGLEVVEHACSIGSLQMGEFAENVAGGVDTYTLRQPIGVCAGITPFNFPAMIPLWMFPMAIACGNTFVLKPSEQDPLSTMLLVELAIEAGVPAGVLNVVHGGKDVVDGLCTHKDIKAVSFVGSTAVGTHVYDLAGKHGKRVQSMMGAKNHAVVLADANREQALNALVGAGFGAAGQRCMATSVVVLVGAAKQWLPDLKALAQKLTVNAGNEPGTDVGPVISKKAKARILDLIESGIKEGAKLELDGRDIKVPGYEQGNFVGPTLFSGVTTDMQIYTQEIFGPVLVVLEVDTLDQAIALVNANPFGNGTGLFTQSGAAARKFQTEIDVGQVGINIPIPVPVPFFSFTGSRGSKLGDLGPYGKQVVQFYTQTKTVTARWFDDDSVNDGVNTTINLR, encoded by the coding sequence ATGAACGCATCGCTTACGCCCAACGACACCACGCTGCAGAAGGTCAAACTGCTGATCGACGGCGAATGGGTCGAGTCGCAGACCACCGAATGGCACGACATCGTCAACCCGGCGACCCAGCAAGTGCTGGCCAAAGTCCCGTTCGCCACCGCCGCTGAAATCGATGCTGCCGTCAGCGCCGCCCAGCGCGCCTTCCAGACCTGGAAACTGACCCCGATCGGCGCGCGCATGCGCATCATGCTCAAGCTGCAAGCGCTGATCCGCGAACACTCCAAACGCATCGCCGTGGTGCTGAGCGCCGAGCAGGGCAAAACCATTGCCGACGCCGAGGGCGATATTTTCCGAGGTCTGGAAGTGGTCGAGCATGCTTGCTCCATCGGCAGCCTGCAGATGGGCGAGTTCGCCGAAAATGTCGCCGGCGGCGTCGATACCTACACCTTGCGCCAGCCGATCGGCGTGTGCGCGGGCATCACTCCGTTCAACTTCCCGGCGATGATCCCGCTGTGGATGTTCCCGATGGCCATCGCCTGCGGCAACACCTTCGTCTTGAAACCTTCGGAACAGGATCCGCTGTCGACCATGTTGCTGGTGGAGTTGGCCATTGAGGCCGGCGTTCCGGCGGGCGTGTTGAACGTGGTTCATGGCGGTAAAGACGTGGTCGATGGCCTGTGCACGCACAAGGACATCAAAGCCGTGTCCTTCGTCGGTTCGACCGCTGTTGGCACTCACGTTTACGACCTGGCCGGCAAGCACGGCAAACGCGTGCAATCGATGATGGGCGCGAAGAACCACGCTGTGGTGCTGGCCGATGCCAATCGCGAGCAAGCGCTGAATGCACTGGTCGGCGCCGGTTTCGGTGCGGCCGGGCAACGTTGCATGGCCACCTCGGTGGTGGTGCTGGTCGGTGCGGCGAAACAATGGCTGCCGGACCTGAAAGCGCTGGCGCAGAAACTCACCGTCAACGCCGGCAACGAGCCGGGCACCGATGTTGGCCCGGTGATCTCGAAGAAAGCCAAGGCACGAATTCTCGATCTGATCGAAAGCGGCATCAAGGAAGGCGCAAAGCTGGAGCTGGACGGTCGCGACATCAAGGTGCCGGGTTACGAGCAAGGCAACTTTGTCGGCCCGACCCTGTTCTCGGGCGTGACCACCGACATGCAGATCTACACCCAGGAAATCTTCGGCCCGGTGCTGGTGGTGCTGGAAGTCGACACCCTTGATCAGGCGATCGCGCTTGTCAACGCCAACCCGTTCGGCAACGGCACGGGCCTGTTCACCCAGAGTGGTGCGGCGGCGCGTAAATTCCAGACGGAAATCGACGTCGGCCAGGTCGGCATCAATATCCCGATTCCAGTTCCGGTGCCGTTCTTCAGCTTCACCGGTTCGCGCGGTTCGAAACTCGGCGACCTCGGCCCGTACGGCAAGCAAGTGGTGCAGTTCTACACGCAGACCAAAACGGTCACGGCGCGTTGGTTCGATGACGACAGCGTCAACGACGGCGTGAACACCACCATCAACCTGCGCTGA
- the mmsB gene encoding 3-hydroxyisobutyrate dehydrogenase has translation MKIAFIGLGNMGAPMARNLIKAGHSLNLVDLNKTVLAELEQLGGTIRASAREAAEDAELVITMLPAAVHVRSVWLGEDGVLAGIRQGVPAVDCSTIDPQTARDVAAAAAKQGVAMADAPVSGGTGGATAGTLTFMVGATPELFATLQPVLAQMGRNIVHCGEVGTGQIAKICNNLLLAISMVGVSEAMALGDALGIDTSVLAGIINSSTGRCWSSEMYNPWPGIVETAPASRGYTGGFGAELMLKDLGLATEAARQAHQPVVLGAVAQQLYQAMSQRGDGGKDFSAIINSYRKPQ, from the coding sequence ATGAAAATCGCATTTATCGGTCTGGGCAACATGGGCGCGCCGATGGCGCGCAACCTGATCAAGGCTGGCCACTCACTGAACCTGGTCGACCTGAACAAAACCGTGCTGGCGGAACTGGAGCAACTGGGCGGGACCATTCGCGCTTCGGCCCGTGAAGCCGCCGAAGACGCCGAACTGGTGATCACCATGCTACCGGCGGCGGTGCATGTGCGCAGTGTCTGGCTCGGTGAGGACGGTGTGCTGGCAGGCATTCGCCAAGGTGTGCCAGCGGTGGATTGCAGCACCATCGATCCGCAGACTGCCCGCGATGTAGCGGCCGCTGCGGCGAAACAAGGCGTGGCCATGGCCGATGCGCCGGTGTCCGGTGGTACTGGCGGTGCGACTGCCGGCACGTTGACCTTTATGGTTGGCGCCACCCCGGAACTGTTCGCCACGCTGCAACCGGTGCTGGCGCAGATGGGCCGCAACATCGTGCATTGCGGCGAAGTCGGCACCGGGCAGATCGCCAAGATCTGCAACAACCTGCTGCTGGCGATTTCGATGGTCGGTGTCAGCGAGGCGATGGCATTGGGTGATGCGTTGGGCATCGACACCTCGGTGCTGGCCGGGATCATCAATAGCTCGACCGGGCGCTGCTGGAGTTCGGAGATGTACAACCCGTGGCCGGGTATCGTCGAAACGGCGCCGGCTTCGCGCGGTTATACCGGCGGTTTCGGTGCCGAGTTAATGCTCAAGGATCTGGGCCTGGCCACGGAAGCGGCGCGTCAGGCGCATCAACCGGTGGTGCTCGGCGCGGTGGCGCAGCAGTTGTATCAGGCGATGAGCCAGCGTGGGGACGGCGGGAAAGACTTCTCGGCGATCATCAACAGCTATCGCAAGCCGCAATAG
- a CDS encoding cupin domain-containing protein, whose product MTAPITVLRDTHPLPVLDACKWEKLEGDPHTVNLNAYTSEDGSKIMGTWICTPGKWRVDYVKWEYCHFQEGYCVITPDGMAPIHLRAGDIFVVEPGMKGTWEVVETVRKYFVFA is encoded by the coding sequence ATGACCGCCCCCATCACCGTTCTACGCGACACCCATCCGCTGCCGGTACTCGATGCCTGCAAATGGGAAAAACTCGAAGGCGACCCGCACACCGTCAACCTCAACGCCTACACCAGCGAAGACGGCAGCAAGATCATGGGCACGTGGATCTGCACACCGGGCAAGTGGCGCGTCGATTATGTGAAGTGGGAGTACTGCCATTTCCAGGAAGGCTACTGCGTGATCACCCCGGACGGCATGGCGCCGATTCATCTGCGTGCCGGCGATATCTTCGTGGTTGAGCCGGGGATGAAAGGCACGTGGGAAGTGGTTGAGACCGTGCGCAAATATTTCGTGTTCGCCTGA
- a CDS encoding acyl carrier protein produces MNNPLDLEHVVASTREILAQLLVMDANDIEENSSIVEDLGADSLDIVDLSFQLGRQYGCTLPKTSVLDHAVAVCGDASEFLANGRITESGKQLLEQSLSAYTPDQLKAGMQPAQVFAATTVRNWANQCRNLFNFLPATCPDCNAHQAVLNERQQVVCCACSARLVPADGDEVSRQLVEQFVTTHAKEAV; encoded by the coding sequence ATGAACAATCCATTGGACTTGGAACATGTCGTTGCCAGCACTCGCGAAATCCTCGCACAGCTGTTGGTGATGGATGCGAATGACATCGAAGAAAACAGCAGCATCGTCGAAGACCTCGGTGCCGACTCGCTGGACATCGTCGACCTGAGCTTCCAGTTGGGCCGCCAATATGGCTGCACACTGCCGAAAACCAGCGTGCTCGACCATGCGGTGGCGGTTTGCGGTGATGCCAGCGAGTTTCTCGCCAACGGTCGCATTACCGAAAGCGGCAAGCAGTTGCTTGAGCAAAGCCTGAGCGCCTACACCCCGGATCAACTGAAGGCTGGCATGCAACCGGCTCAGGTGTTCGCCGCGACCACGGTGCGTAACTGGGCCAACCAGTGCCGCAATCTTTTCAACTTCCTGCCGGCGACCTGCCCGGATTGCAACGCTCACCAAGCGGTTCTGAACGAGCGTCAACAAGTGGTCTGTTGCGCGTGCAGTGCGCGCCTGGTGCCGGCGGATGGCGATGAAGTGTCGCGTCAATTGGTTGAGCAGTTTGTCACCACTCACGCCAAAGAAGCGGTGTAG
- a CDS encoding beta-ketoacyl-[acyl-carrier-protein] synthase family protein: MRAREVYVSGFGLVAPMALDAATLFERICRKQSCVREHPRFKALGFNNSAAGFIDDTQWQRIGAGFGGNAALHPRQSVLAEYVARQALEHAGLTPADFAHSRSGLFLGANKYCADSHDLQRLSRCMDEAGRVDLDRLLDSPAPSSATFIRRVDQQTQHLADRLGIRDHISTHSDACAAGTMAIGSAYRAIERGEIDLAICGAVELMANELPYYMFNSLGALCQADLPASEQSRPFMPDRSGFVLSEGSAMVILESAEHAQRRKAATLGRVLGYANVCEAQKMTSSSRDGSKYEECMEAAIEDAGLLRSAVQHVNTHGTSTQANDSCEALALQRLFGGCQDFMTFTANKSAIGHSLAGSGAIEAVLSLMSLRDGVLLPTLNYDPERAEYPSLKFLSEPVRQPINVVMSNSFGFGGINSSLVLGRA; this comes from the coding sequence ATGCGGGCACGAGAAGTCTATGTGAGCGGGTTCGGTCTGGTGGCGCCCATGGCGCTGGACGCTGCCACGTTGTTCGAGCGGATTTGCCGGAAGCAATCCTGTGTCCGCGAACATCCCCGGTTCAAGGCGCTGGGATTCAACAACAGCGCAGCCGGATTTATCGACGATACGCAGTGGCAGCGCATCGGGGCCGGTTTCGGCGGCAACGCGGCTCTGCACCCACGGCAAAGTGTGCTGGCCGAGTACGTTGCCCGGCAGGCGCTGGAGCACGCCGGCCTGACGCCGGCAGACTTTGCTCACAGTCGCAGCGGTCTGTTTCTGGGGGCCAACAAGTATTGTGCCGACAGCCACGATCTGCAGCGGCTCAGCCGTTGCATGGATGAGGCCGGACGTGTCGACCTCGACCGTCTGCTGGACAGTCCGGCACCGTCCAGTGCGACCTTCATCCGACGGGTCGATCAACAGACGCAGCATCTGGCCGATCGGCTCGGCATCCGCGATCACATCTCGACCCATTCCGATGCCTGTGCCGCCGGCACCATGGCCATCGGCAGTGCTTACCGGGCCATCGAGCGCGGAGAGATCGATCTGGCTATCTGCGGCGCCGTCGAACTGATGGCCAACGAACTGCCTTATTACATGTTCAACAGCCTCGGCGCGCTCTGTCAGGCCGACTTGCCGGCGAGCGAACAGAGTCGCCCGTTCATGCCAGACCGTAGCGGTTTTGTCCTCAGCGAAGGCTCGGCGATGGTCATTCTCGAATCCGCTGAACACGCCCAACGGCGCAAGGCTGCGACACTGGGCCGGGTGTTGGGTTACGCGAATGTCTGCGAGGCGCAGAAAATGACCTCTAGCAGTCGCGACGGCAGTAAATACGAGGAATGCATGGAAGCTGCAATCGAAGACGCCGGGCTGCTGCGCAGCGCCGTGCAACACGTCAACACCCACGGCACCTCCACGCAGGCCAATGACAGTTGTGAAGCGTTGGCGCTGCAGCGGTTGTTTGGCGGTTGCCAGGACTTCATGACCTTCACCGCCAACAAGTCCGCCATCGGTCATTCGCTGGCCGGCAGTGGCGCGATCGAAGCAGTGCTGTCGCTGATGAGCCTGCGTGACGGCGTGCTGTTGCCCACGCTGAATTACGACCCCGAGCGTGCCGAATACCCTTCGCTGAAGTTCTTGAGCGAGCCGGTGCGACAACCGATCAACGTGGTGATGTCCAACTCGTTCGGCTTTGGCGGCATCAACAGCTCGCTGGTTCTGGGGAGGGCATGA
- a CDS encoding beta-ketoacyl synthase: MNRAIYLNAAAVLNVAGSECADLLGTPCAAQPLAFDAQRQAFALPTPRLASDLFDRKIQRSVEPQGLRLLHCAARLAPALAAMQLPASRIALTAAIPEVDAPSPCWDAVQAIIEQPQKQLAQLLANTPPLHALTLLNSSVMAYVAEALNCHGPMGGFCSQDNAGLDALIEACQQIGERHADAALVVSSSPNLTPALYLREPDQASEPMFGEGAAALLLASTPPPGAAHAVRIAGFARGYSTDPQRSVAVGRRVIDQVLSVEKLRVGDVEHIVGNCADGQVMKLLEAFPREIRSTRAMTGELGASGLLTEVALTLHLSREVAATPGYTLLVSHTRAGHWGALLLASETMEKHA; encoded by the coding sequence ATGAACCGAGCCATCTATCTCAATGCCGCTGCGGTGCTGAATGTGGCGGGCAGTGAATGCGCTGACTTGCTCGGCACACCCTGCGCGGCGCAACCGCTGGCCTTTGACGCACAGCGTCAGGCGTTTGCCTTGCCGACCCCGCGACTGGCCAGTGACCTGTTTGATCGCAAGATCCAGCGCAGCGTCGAACCGCAGGGCTTGCGCCTGTTGCATTGCGCCGCACGGCTGGCGCCAGCACTGGCCGCGATGCAATTGCCCGCGTCACGCATTGCGCTGACAGCGGCCATTCCCGAAGTCGATGCGCCGAGTCCTTGCTGGGATGCGGTGCAGGCGATCATCGAACAGCCGCAAAAACAACTGGCGCAGTTATTGGCCAACACGCCGCCCCTGCATGCGCTGACCCTGCTCAACAGCAGCGTCATGGCTTATGTCGCCGAAGCATTGAATTGCCACGGGCCGATGGGCGGATTTTGTTCCCAGGACAACGCCGGGCTGGATGCGCTGATCGAAGCCTGCCAGCAGATCGGCGAGCGGCATGCCGACGCCGCGTTGGTGGTCAGCAGCAGTCCGAACCTGACCCCGGCCCTGTACCTGCGCGAGCCCGATCAGGCGAGCGAACCGATGTTCGGTGAGGGCGCCGCCGCGCTGTTGCTGGCGTCGACACCCCCGCCGGGTGCGGCACACGCCGTGCGCATTGCCGGGTTTGCCCGTGGTTACAGCACGGATCCGCAACGATCTGTGGCGGTGGGTCGGCGCGTGATCGACCAGGTCTTGAGTGTCGAGAAACTGCGGGTCGGCGACGTCGAGCATATCGTCGGCAATTGCGCTGACGGGCAAGTGATGAAGTTGCTCGAAGCTTTCCCGCGCGAGATTCGCAGTACCCGCGCCATGACCGGTGAACTGGGCGCCAGCGGTTTGCTGACCGAGGTCGCATTGACCTTGCACCTCAGCCGTGAAGTCGCGGCGACGCCGGGCTACACGTTGCTTGTCAGCCACACTCGCGCCGGTCACTGGGGCGCATTGCTGTTGGCCAGTGAAACCATGGAGAAGCACGCATGA
- a CDS encoding beta-ketoacyl synthase — translation MSATRIVITGMGAVTGFGFEWQTLWEKMLGAEHCVRPWQPDDVQEASFAVRYAAPVDMSLLPEKLQSHPAWTMPLEKRSRFGWVAATQAVGDSGLQPEQLRGAAVLCASGAPQHMLADMLLTEAPNGGTPSWSYLMPRAGQVNADGSLRQSNDRLARVIADDLGCEGPVINISSACAGASQAIGNAFQMIRRGEVSVALAGGADSVLNLDTMAALYLLGAASGEQRWGADLCRPFDRDRSGLIAGEGGGFVVLESLEHALARGATPYAEVLGFGSSLDAYKVTAPQPEGRGAALAMQAALDDAGLRAQQIDLINAHGTSTPLNDVAETLAIKSVFAEHKHYQALAVSANKSQFGHLIAAAGAPECIVTALACLNDLITPTVNLHDADEQCDLDYCAGQAVSRRVDYALSNSFGFGGLNTSLALGKYREHGQ, via the coding sequence ATGAGTGCGACACGGATTGTAATTACCGGCATGGGCGCCGTCACCGGTTTCGGTTTCGAATGGCAGACCCTCTGGGAAAAAATGCTCGGCGCCGAACATTGCGTGCGGCCATGGCAGCCGGACGACGTGCAAGAGGCGTCGTTCGCGGTGCGTTATGCAGCCCCTGTCGACATGAGCCTGTTGCCGGAAAAACTGCAAAGCCATCCGGCCTGGACGATGCCGCTGGAAAAGCGCAGTCGGTTTGGCTGGGTGGCTGCCACGCAGGCAGTCGGTGACAGCGGCTTGCAGCCAGAACAGTTGCGCGGCGCGGCGGTGCTGTGTGCCTCGGGAGCACCGCAGCACATGCTCGCCGACATGCTGCTGACTGAAGCCCCGAATGGCGGCACCCCGAGTTGGTCATACCTGATGCCGCGGGCCGGGCAAGTGAATGCCGATGGCTCGCTGCGTCAGAGCAATGACCGTCTGGCGCGGGTCATCGCCGACGACCTGGGTTGTGAAGGGCCGGTGATCAACATCAGCAGTGCCTGTGCCGGCGCTTCACAAGCCATCGGCAATGCCTTTCAGATGATTCGTCGTGGAGAAGTCAGCGTAGCGCTGGCGGGTGGCGCCGACTCGGTGCTCAACCTCGACACCATGGCGGCGTTGTATCTACTCGGTGCCGCTTCGGGCGAGCAACGCTGGGGCGCGGATCTGTGTCGCCCGTTCGATCGTGACCGCAGCGGTCTGATTGCCGGCGAGGGCGGCGGTTTTGTTGTCCTCGAAAGCCTCGAACATGCTTTGGCCCGTGGCGCGACACCCTATGCCGAAGTGCTCGGTTTCGGCAGCAGCCTGGACGCTTATAAAGTCACTGCACCGCAACCCGAAGGACGTGGTGCGGCACTGGCGATGCAGGCCGCGCTCGACGACGCCGGGCTACGTGCGCAGCAGATCGATCTGATCAACGCCCACGGCACCTCGACACCGCTCAACGACGTTGCCGAAACCCTGGCGATCAAAAGCGTGTTCGCCGAACACAAGCACTATCAAGCCTTGGCTGTCAGCGCCAACAAATCACAGTTCGGTCACCTGATCGCGGCCGCTGGCGCTCCTGAATGCATCGTCACCGCGTTGGCCTGCCTCAACGATCTGATCACGCCAACGGTGAACCTGCATGACGCTGACGAACAGTGCGATCTGGATTACTGCGCCGGGCAAGCCGTCAGCCGCCGAGTGGATTACGCGTTGAGCAATTCCTTTGGTTTCGGTGGCCTCAATACCTCGCTGGCCCTTGGCAAATATCGGGAGCATGGACAATGA
- a CDS encoding beta-ketoacyl synthase N-terminal-like domain-containing protein, which produces MTDATVRVAIAGSGCVLPTGWGVEGFWSAAREGRSAISPLNSSLFHSERVTAFGHIADRDHQRSRQDIAQNLQRYCPPAVIWGVSAVRQALAEAGLEPGRDNVRFGLYCCQGGYTHPSLASYGELLHECQTETGADMQRLAKRVLQERALDPFLVLKSLSNGLLGVVSLALKLECECNAYMQGVAGNLAALREACAALQSGRVDAAIVVGAGSELDPLALAALAEAGVISTDGSQNLRAFDRQGRGGIAGEGAAALVLRRADDLPAGPQTCLTALFAHPRLDSLNLPDKQVDLLISSATGDPHKDADLARTLARTGAAHITSSTPLTGILSGAPSLVDLILARQALQAQNIPPVCGLEQPLDAHLPFVLGGPRDAVLHDCLVINRDDNGFSAGYQLEFHAAD; this is translated from the coding sequence ATGACTGACGCCACTGTACGTGTCGCGATCGCCGGCAGCGGTTGTGTGTTGCCCACCGGCTGGGGCGTTGAGGGGTTCTGGTCGGCGGCCCGCGAAGGGCGTAGCGCGATTTCGCCCCTGAACTCGTCGCTGTTCCACAGCGAGCGGGTCACCGCGTTCGGGCATATCGCTGATCGAGACCATCAACGTAGCCGTCAGGACATTGCGCAAAACCTCCAGCGTTACTGCCCGCCGGCGGTGATCTGGGGCGTCAGTGCGGTGCGCCAGGCGCTGGCCGAGGCCGGGCTTGAACCGGGCCGCGACAACGTGCGTTTTGGTCTCTATTGCTGCCAGGGCGGTTACACCCATCCGTCGCTCGCGTCTTATGGCGAACTGTTGCACGAGTGTCAGACCGAGACCGGTGCCGACATGCAGCGTCTGGCCAAACGCGTGTTGCAGGAGCGCGCGCTCGATCCGTTTCTGGTCCTCAAAAGCCTCAGCAACGGTTTGCTCGGGGTGGTCAGTCTGGCCTTGAAGCTTGAGTGCGAATGCAACGCCTACATGCAAGGCGTGGCCGGCAATCTGGCGGCACTGCGCGAAGCCTGCGCCGCGCTGCAAAGCGGTCGAGTGGATGCGGCCATTGTCGTCGGCGCCGGCAGTGAGCTTGATCCGCTGGCGCTCGCCGCACTGGCCGAAGCGGGGGTGATCAGCACCGACGGTTCGCAAAACCTGCGCGCCTTCGATCGCCAGGGCCGTGGCGGGATTGCCGGCGAAGGCGCGGCGGCGCTGGTGTTGCGCCGCGCCGATGACCTGCCGGCGGGGCCGCAAACCTGCCTGACCGCTCTGTTCGCACACCCGCGTCTGGACTCGCTGAACTTGCCGGACAAACAGGTGGATCTGCTGATCAGCAGCGCCACTGGCGATCCGCACAAGGATGCCGATCTGGCCCGCACGCTGGCGCGAACCGGCGCTGCGCACATCACCAGCAGCACGCCGCTGACCGGCATTCTCAGTGGTGCGCCGAGCCTGGTTGATCTGATTCTCGCCAGGCAGGCGTTGCAGGCGCAAAACATCCCGCCGGTCTGTGGTCTGGAGCAACCGCTGGATGCACATCTGCCGTTTGTGCTCGGCGGGCCGCGCGATGCCGTGCTGCACGATTGCCTGGTCATCAACCGCGACGACAACGGCTTCAGTGCCGGTTACCAACTCGAATTTCACGCGGCCGACTGA